A section of the Penaeus chinensis breed Huanghai No. 1 chromosome 17, ASM1920278v2, whole genome shotgun sequence genome encodes:
- the LOC125033929 gene encoding extensin-1-like gives MPRSLADLPCPCPATRDLRSFCCTPSSVAPEDSFYRIYKLILQHRRRLLLHPKFLQSHTISLSSVAFHLPLWHYRLPHRKSEQERTADLSAGIQTITVHRYMQAVDVRPITPTTAPPTTSPPYPLAPSPAHHVAPPIHWFPAPPTTSPPLHWLSAPPTTSPPIHWLSAPPTTSPPIHWLSAPPTTSPPHSLALSPAHHVAPPFTGSQPRPPRRPPIHWLSAPPITSPPPFTGSQPRPPRRPPIHWLSAPPTTSPPHSLALCPAHHVVPPIHLLYAPPTTSPPHSLALCPAHHVAPPFTGSQPRPPRRPPIHWLSAPPTTSPPHSLALSPAHHVAPPFTGSQPRPPRRPPIHWLSAPPTTSPPHSLALCPAHHVVPPFTCSMPRPPRRPPIHWLYAPPTTSCPHSLALCPAHHVAPPFTGSQPPPTTSPPHSLALSPAHHVAPPFTGSMPRPPRRAPIHLLYAPPTTSPPHSLALCPAHHVVPPFTCSMPRPSRRPPIHWLSAPPTTSPPHSLALSPAHHVAPPFTGSMPRPPRRAPIHLLYAPPTTSPPHSLALCPARYTQLVRFLP, from the exons ATGCCCCGATCCCTTGCCGACCTCCCCTGCCCTTGCCCTGCCACGAGGGACCTG CGTTCATTCTGTTGCACCCCAAGCTCTGTTGCACCTGAAGATTCGTTCTATAGAATTTACAAGCTCATTCTTCAGCACCGAAGGCGACTTCTCTTACATCCAAA GTTCCTTCAGTCACacaccatttccctctcctctgttgccttccacctccctctgtgGCATTACAG GCTCCCTCACCGGAAGTCGGAACAAGAGAGGACAGCCGATCTTTCAGCCGGAATTCAGACAATTACAGTACATCGTTACATGCAAGCGGTCGATGTTCGGCCAATTACGCCCACTACTGCACCGCCCACCACGTCGCCCCCCTATCCACTGGCTCCCAGCCCCGCCCACCACGTCGCCCCCCCCATTCACTGGTTCCCAGCCCCGCCCACCACGTCGCCCCCCCTTCACTGGCTCTCAGCCCCGCCCACCACGTCGCCTCCCATTCACTGGCTCTCAGCCCCGCCCACCACGTCGCCTCCCATTCACTGGCTCTCAGCCCCGCCCACCACGTCGCCCCCCCATTCACTGGCTCTCAGCCCCGCCCACCACGTCGCCCCCCCATTCACTGGCTCTCAGCCCCGCCCACCACGTCGCCCCCCCATTCACTGGCTCTCAGCCCCGCCCATCACGTCGCCCCCCCCATTCACTGGCTCTCAGCCCCGCCCACCACGTCGCCCCCCCATTCACTGGCTCTCAGCCCCGCCCACCACGTCGCCCCCCCATTCACTGGCTCTATGCCCCGCCCACCACGTCGTGCCCCCCATTCACTTGCTCTATGCCCCGCCCACCACGTCGCCCCCCCATTCACTGGCTCTATGCCCCGCCCATCACGTCGCCCCCCCATTCACTGGCTCTCAGCCCCGCCCACCACGTCGCCCCCCCATTCACTGGCTCTCAGCCCCGCCCACCACGTCGCCCCCCCATTCACTGGCTCTCAGCCCCGCCCATCACGTCGCCCCCCCATTCACTGGCTCTCAGCCCCGCCCACCACGTCGCCCCCCCATTCACTGGCTCTCAGCCCCGCCCACCACGTCGCCCCCCCATTCACTGGCTCTATGCCCCGCCCACCACGTCGTGCCCCCATTCACTTGCTCTATGCCCCGCCCACCACGTCGCCCCCCCATTCACTGGCTCTATGCCCCGCCCACCACGTCGTGCCCCCATTCACTTGCTCTATGCCCCGCCCATCACGTCGCCCCCCCATTCACTGGCTCTCAGCCCCCGCCCACCACGTCGCCCCCCCATTCACTGGCTCTCAGCCCCGCCCACCACGTCGCCCCCCCATTCACTGGCTCTATGCCCCGCCCACCACGTCGTGCCCCCATTCACTTGCTCTATGCCCCGCCCACCACGTCGCCCCCCCATTCACTGGCTCTATGCCCCGCCCACCACGTCGTGCCCCCATTCACTTGCTCTATGCCCCGCCCATCACGTCGCCCCCCCATTCACTGGCTCTCAGCCCCGCCCACCACGTCGCCCCCCCATTCACTGGCTCTCAGCCCCGCCCACCACGTCGCCCCCCCATTCACTGGCTCTATGCCCCGCCCACCACGTCGTGCCCCCATTCACTTGCTCTATGCCCCGCCCACCACGTCGCCCCCCCATTCACTGGCTCTATGCCCCGCCCGTTATACCCAGTTGGTTCGTTTCTTACCTTGA